Proteins from one Canis lupus familiaris isolate Mischka breed German Shepherd chromosome 26, alternate assembly UU_Cfam_GSD_1.0, whole genome shotgun sequence genomic window:
- the TBX1 gene encoding T-box transcription factor TBX1, whose translation MDARSPLSPRASAFSIASLVAAEAAERSARLGPRSSDPAKLRRLLGSPAGMHFSTVTRDMEAFTASSLSSLGAAGGFPGAASPGADPYGPREPPPPRYDPCAAAAPGAPGPPPHAYPFVPAAGAASSAAAEPEGPGASCAAAAKAPVKKNAKVASVSVQLEMKALWDEFNQLGTEMIVTKAGRRMFPTFQVKLFGMDPMADYMLLMDFVPVDDKRYRYAFHSSSWLVAGKADPATPGRVHYHPDSPAKGAQWMKQIVSFDKLKLTNNLLDDNGHIILNSMHRYQPRFHVVYVDPRKDSEKYAEENFKTFVFEETRFTAVTAYQNHRITQLKIASNPFAKGFRDCDPEDWPRNHRPGALPLMSAFARSRNPVASPTQPNGAEKDAAEARREFERDAGGPAVLGDPAHPPQLLARVLSPALPGAGGAGGLVPLPGAPGGRPSPPHPELRLEAPGASEPLHHHPYKYPAAAYDHYLGAKSRPAPYPLPGLRGHGYHPHPHPHPHAHAHHHPAVSPAAAAAAAAAAAAAAANMYSSAGAAPPGSYDYCPR comes from the exons ATGGACGCGCGGAGCCCGCTGTCTCCCCGGGCCAGCGCGTTCAGCATCGCCTCTCTGGTTGCAGCAGAGGCCGCAGAGCGCAGCGCTCGCCTGGGCCCCCGGTCCTCTGACCCGGCGAAGCTCCGCCGGCTGCTGGGATCCCCGGCCGGGATGCACTTCAGCACCGTCACCAGGGACATGGAAG CCTTCACGGCCAGCAGCCTGAGCAGcctgggggccgcggggggcttCCCGGGCGCCGCGTCGCCGGGCGCCGACCCCTACGGCCCGCGCGAGCCCCCGCCGCCGCGCTACGACCcgtgcgccgccgccgcccccggcgccccgggcccgccgccgCACGCCTACCCGTTCGTGCCGGCCGCCGGGGCCGCCAGCAGCGCCGCCGCCGAGCCCGAGGGCCCCGGGGCCAGCTGCGCGGCCGCCGCGAAGGCGCCGGTGAAGAAGAACGCCAAGGTGGCCAGCGTGAGCGTGCAGCTGGAGATGAAGGCGCTGTGGGACGAGTTCAACCAGCTGGGCACCGAGATGATCGTCACCAAGGCCGGCAG GCGCATGTTCCCCACGTTTCAAGTGAAGCTCTTCGGCATGGACCCCATGGCCGACTACATGCTCCTCATGGACTTCGTTCCCGTGGACGACAAGCGCTACCG GTACGCCTTCCACAGCTCCTCCTGGCTGGTGGCCGGGAAGGCGGACCCCGCCACGCCAGGCCGTGTACACTACCACCCTGACTCGCCTGCCAAGGGTGCACAGTGGATGAAGCAAATCGTGTCCTTTGACAAGCTCAAGCTGACCAACAACCTGCTGGATGACAACGGCCAT ATTATTCTCAACTCCATGCACAGATACCAGCCCCGCTTCCATGTTGTCTATGTGGACCCACGCAAAGATAGTGAGAAATATGCTGAGGAGAACTTTAAAACCTTCGTATTTGAGGAGACGCGCTTCACGGCGGTCACTGCCTACCAGAACCACCGG ATCACGCAGCTCAAGATCGCCAGCAACCCCTTCGCCAAAGGCTTCCGAGACTGCGACCCGGAGGACTG GCCCCGGAACCACCGGCCCGGCGCGCTGCCGCTTATGAGCGCCTTCGCGCGCTCGCGGAACCCCGTGGCCTCCCCCACGCAGCCCAACGGCGCCGAGAAAG ACGCGGCCGAGGCTCGGCGCGAATTCGAGCGCGACGCGGGCGGACCGGCCGTGCTCGGGGACCCGGCGCACCCGCCGCAGCTGCTGGCTCGGGTGCTGAGCCCCGCGCTGCCCGGGGCCGGCGGCGCCGGCGGCCTCGTCCCGCTGCCCGGTGCGCCCGGGGGCCGGCCCAGCCCCCCGCACCCCGAGCTGCGCCTGGAGGCGCCCGGCGCGTCGGAGCCGCTGCACCACCACCCCTACAAGTACCCGGCCGCCGCCTACGACCATTACCTCGGGGCCAAGAGCCGGCCGGCGCCCTACCCGCTGCCCGGCCTGCGCGGCCACGGCTaccacccgcacccgcacccgcacccgcacgcGCACGCGCACCACCACCCCGCCGtgagccccgccgccgccgccgccgccgcagccgccgccgccgccgccgccgccaacaTGTACTCGTCGGCCGGGGCCGCGCCGCCCGGCTCCTACGACTACTGCCCCAGATAA